In the Candidatus Margulisiibacteriota bacterium genome, one interval contains:
- a CDS encoding ASCH domain-containing protein: protein MRVLLSIKPEYAEKIFDGTKKYEFRRSVFKNRNVKTVVVYASSPVQRVIGEFEIDSIINEDLINLWQKTKDFSGISEDFFFEYFSNKERGFAIKIKKVKRYDKALSLKDDFNATPPQSFMYLEECMV from the coding sequence ATGAGAGTCTTATTATCGATTAAACCAGAATATGCAGAAAAAATATTTGACGGAACAAAAAAATATGAGTTTCGCCGTTCTGTTTTTAAAAATAGAAATGTTAAAACAGTTGTTGTTTATGCATCTTCTCCAGTTCAAAGAGTGATTGGTGAATTTGAAATTGATTCAATAATTAATGAGGATTTAATTAATTTGTGGCAAAAGACGAAAGATTTCTCAGGTATTTCTGAGGATTTTTTCTTTGAATATTTTAGTAATAAGGAACGTGGATTTGCAATAAAAATTAAAAAAGTGAAAAGGTATGATAAAGCCCTATCCTTAAAAGATGATTTTAATGCCACTCCACCTCAATCATTTATGTATTTAGAAGAATGTATGGTTTAG